A DNA window from Argiope bruennichi chromosome X2, qqArgBrue1.1, whole genome shotgun sequence contains the following coding sequences:
- the LOC129959804 gene encoding excitatory amino acid transporter 2-like, with the protein MSNMFPENLLTACFQQVETVFRKISKNVTVAPMENIDGEVTIANDSQIITYFEREQVYKDGTNVLGLIVFCIAFGIIGGQLGEFGAPMVRFFVILNEIIMRIVIIIMWYSPFGIMSLIDGKIMAINDLAKTAEQLGLYMLTVVAGLAIHTCVTLQFLYFAVTHKNPFTFFKGMLQAWVTALGTASIAATLPVTFRCLEGNNGIDKRVTRFFLPVGATVNMDGTALYEAVAAIFIALMNGIDLTAGQVIYVRMILMLKSSSSSTFNAEFKFVLTSVGLPTEDISMIVAVDWDRVRTSINVLGDAFGAGIIHHLCRGELESTNVNRISIEIRDCYADSRRRSSLSSAQYSFRNLAKQKKQPGFGRTTSTAIDDDSNNETQM; encoded by the exons AAATATGTTCCCAGAGAATTTGTTGACAGCTTGTTTTCAACAAGTTGAAACTgtgtttagaaaaatttctaagaatgtTACTGTGGCGCCAATGGAAAATATTGATGGCGAGGTTACTATTGCAAACGATTCTCAGATCATTACATATTTCGAGAGAGAGCAAGTATACAAAGACGGCACTAATGTTTTAG GCCTCATTGTCTTCTGCATTGCGTTTGGGATAATTGGTGGGCAACTAGGAGAATTCGGAGCTCCAATGGTTCGTTTCTTCGtcattctaaatgaaattataatgagGATCGTCATTATAATTATGTg GTATTCTCCTTTTGGCATTATGTCCTTGATAGATGGCAAAATCATGGCTATTAACGACTTAGCAAAGACTGCCGAGCAATTAGGTTTATATATGCTGACCGTTGTAGCTGGACTCGCGATTCATACCTGTGTAACactacaatttttgtattttgctgtAACACATAAAAAtccattcactttttttaaaggcATGTTACAAGCTTGGGTAACTGCCCTCGGCACGGCTTCCAT tgCAGCAACACTACCAGTAACTTTCCGATGCTTGGAAGGAAATAATGGTATAGATAAGAGagtaactagattttttttaccaGTTGGAGCCACAGTAAATATGGACGGTACGGCCCTTTATGAAGCTGTGGCTGCTATTTTTATTGCTCTGATGAATGGTATTGACTTGACAGCTGGACAAGTTATATATGTAAG AATGATACTTATGCTCAAATCATCATCATCGTCGACATTCAATGCCGAATTTAAATTTGTACTTACATCTGTAGGATTACCAACTGAAGATATCTCCATGATTGTTGCTGTTGATTG ggacAGAGTAAGGACTTCAATAAATGTTTTGGGTGATGCATTTGGAGCAGGAATCATTCATCACTTATGCAGAGGAGAACTAGAAAGCACTAATGTTAATAGAATTAGCATTGAAATTCGAGACTGTTATGCAGATTCAAGGCGAAGAAGTTCACTTTCCTCAGCACAGTATTCTTTTCGAAACCTAGCAAAGCAGAAGAAACAGCCTGGATTTGGTAGAACGACCAGCACTGCTATAGATGATGATAGCAACAATGAAACTCAAATGTAA